A single Anatilimnocola floriformis DNA region contains:
- a CDS encoding S8 family serine peptidase, with translation MKRPELTPADRRVAFESFEDRLAMTAQALSEMANEWNDTPIETMAASPVSTAEGHGWSEIAYARNAYGLRGDGQTVAVIDSGIAYDHVALGGGLGAAYKVVGGWDFAENDADPYDDGPAGFHGTHVSGIIGSTDKKYTGVAPDVDLVALRVFDDNGNGTLEQVEKALQWVHNNRNAFANPITTVNLSLGTSWNSSNLPDWAILEDEFRQLEQDGIFIAVAAGNSFATYKAAGLSYPAASEYVVPVASVNSAGQFSSFSQRSDRVLAAPGEKIQSTLPDHFYGSDGVKNDFGATSGTSMAAPYVAGASVLLREAMTAMGRTNITEDMLYDWLKNTADTVYDSVTNANYSRLNLQNALDKLVGADDFGSTAAEATNVGTLTTSITVSGTIGQLQDSDFFRFTAAASGQVTFTMNVSGNLAGKWQTPDGGTVNGNQVTMTVVAGQSYRIGLGTSDGIGKFVIDARLTATETPPPPTTPNPPTNPNPPTNPNPPSTPQPPAVNANWGTAASNRINDVNLATASNYYQITAGRTGTLTIEALFNNALGNVDLEVYNAQNQLVGSSSGLTNAERVDVSATAGAVFYVRAKGINRDVDFRVTNLVTVTGNQVAIGGTAGNDVYSWTHTGALQQVQVNGVSYTLAASSQVQIQGGAGSDSITLQGSSGVDTITARPGSIELLGNTYSLNTSAIEQTMIRGDSSDRVTMYDTAGIDFLEATANGVSMVGTGYQTRVQGISNVTVISLGGADMARLSGTSGNDRFTVSQGVRTLTNNSLNLRVENMATVSFFGLGGTDTVEISGIGTNDELYGRRGVGRYTTASYRTEFSDIDNVLAQARAGQAVKADVKTVDYLFRRLAN, from the coding sequence ATGAAGCGTCCCGAGTTGACGCCTGCGGACCGCAGGGTTGCGTTTGAATCGTTTGAAGACCGCCTGGCCATGACCGCGCAAGCGCTGTCGGAAATGGCCAATGAGTGGAACGATACTCCCATCGAAACGATGGCGGCGAGTCCGGTTTCGACGGCCGAAGGTCACGGCTGGTCGGAGATTGCCTACGCGCGCAATGCCTACGGTCTGCGCGGCGATGGTCAAACCGTGGCCGTCATCGACAGCGGCATTGCCTACGATCACGTTGCGCTCGGCGGCGGCTTGGGCGCTGCCTATAAAGTGGTCGGCGGTTGGGATTTCGCCGAGAACGATGCCGACCCTTATGATGACGGCCCGGCTGGTTTTCACGGCACGCATGTCTCCGGCATCATCGGCAGCACCGATAAGAAGTACACCGGCGTCGCGCCCGATGTCGATCTCGTGGCGCTTCGCGTCTTCGATGACAACGGTAACGGCACGCTTGAGCAAGTCGAAAAAGCCCTGCAGTGGGTTCACAACAATCGCAATGCGTTTGCGAATCCGATTACCACGGTCAACCTGTCGCTCGGTACTTCGTGGAACAGCAGCAATCTGCCCGACTGGGCGATTCTGGAAGATGAGTTTCGGCAGCTAGAGCAGGATGGCATCTTCATCGCCGTCGCCGCGGGAAATTCTTTTGCTACTTACAAAGCAGCCGGCTTGAGTTATCCGGCCGCGAGCGAATATGTCGTGCCGGTCGCGAGCGTGAATAGCGCTGGCCAATTCAGCTCGTTCAGCCAGCGGAGCGATCGCGTTCTGGCTGCGCCGGGCGAAAAGATTCAAAGCACGCTGCCCGACCATTTTTATGGCAGCGATGGCGTGAAGAATGACTTCGGCGCGACGAGCGGCACGAGCATGGCTGCGCCGTACGTAGCCGGCGCGAGTGTGTTGTTGCGTGAAGCGATGACGGCGATGGGCCGCACGAACATCACGGAGGACATGCTCTACGACTGGCTGAAGAACACCGCCGATACCGTTTACGATTCGGTGACCAATGCCAACTACAGCCGACTGAATTTGCAAAACGCGCTCGACAAGCTCGTCGGCGCCGATGACTTTGGCTCGACGGCTGCAGAGGCCACGAATGTCGGCACCCTGACGACATCAATCACCGTGAGCGGCACGATCGGTCAACTGCAAGACAGCGATTTCTTCCGCTTCACGGCGGCTGCTTCAGGCCAAGTGACGTTCACGATGAACGTGAGCGGCAACCTCGCAGGAAAATGGCAAACTCCAGACGGCGGCACCGTGAATGGCAACCAGGTGACGATGACCGTCGTCGCCGGGCAGAGCTATCGCATCGGGCTCGGCACGAGCGACGGCATCGGGAAGTTCGTCATTGATGCTCGTCTGACTGCGACCGAAACTCCCCCGCCGCCGACTACACCCAATCCACCTACGAATCCGAACCCGCCTACGAATCCGAATCCTCCCTCCACGCCGCAGCCGCCAGCTGTGAACGCCAACTGGGGAACGGCGGCCAGCAATCGCATCAACGATGTGAATCTGGCCACGGCGAGCAACTACTACCAAATCACGGCTGGTCGAACCGGCACATTGACGATCGAAGCGCTGTTCAACAACGCGCTCGGCAACGTCGATCTCGAGGTCTACAACGCGCAGAATCAGCTCGTCGGCAGCAGCTCGGGCCTGACGAACGCGGAACGGGTCGATGTATCGGCAACGGCTGGCGCCGTGTTCTATGTTCGCGCCAAAGGCATCAATCGCGACGTCGATTTTCGCGTGACCAACCTGGTAACCGTCACTGGCAATCAAGTGGCCATCGGCGGCACTGCAGGGAACGATGTTTACAGCTGGACGCACACCGGCGCACTGCAACAAGTTCAAGTAAACGGCGTGAGCTACACACTGGCCGCGAGCAGCCAAGTGCAGATTCAAGGTGGCGCGGGTAGCGACTCGATTACGTTGCAAGGAAGCAGCGGTGTCGACACGATCACCGCTCGGCCCGGCAGCATTGAGCTACTCGGCAACACGTACTCGTTGAATACGAGCGCGATCGAACAAACGATGATCCGTGGCGATAGTAGCGACCGCGTGACGATGTACGACACCGCCGGCATCGACTTTCTCGAAGCCACCGCGAATGGCGTGTCGATGGTAGGCACTGGTTATCAAACGCGGGTGCAAGGGATTAGCAACGTCACTGTTATTTCGCTCGGCGGCGCCGATATGGCCCGCCTGAGCGGCACGAGCGGCAATGATCGCTTCACCGTTAGCCAGGGTGTGCGGACATTGACCAACAACTCGTTGAATCTCCGCGTTGAGAACATGGCCACGGTATCCTTCTTCGGCCTCGGCGGCACCGACACCGTGGAAATCAGCGGCATCGGCACCAATGACGAGCTATACGGCCGGCGCGGCGTCGGTCGGTATACAACGGCCAGTTATCGAACCGAGTTCTCTGACATCGACAATGTACTGGCCCAGGCGCGAGCCGGCCAAGCCGTGAAAGCCGATGTGAAGACAGTTGATTATCTGTTCCGCCGGTTGGCGAACTAA
- a CDS encoding ThuA domain-containing protein translates to MSIRAIIGFLFAVALWSGLQPAATSAVEPRRLLLLSQGPDGHPVTTHEYVAGQQILARLLRDVPDLLITQVKADVDWKDGPAVLDKTDHCVLFVSEGAKWVNSDPARREAFRRLAGRKGGLSVLHWGMGTKEAENIDVFVQLFGACHGGPDRKYKVLEAQCTPASDHPATAGMQPFKQKDEFYYAFKQDPNQELKSLLTARIDDREEMIAWAWQRKDGGRSFGFSGLHFHANWKQPEYQRLVAQSVLWTTQLPQPKEFPAKLTDADFQLPDSPKK, encoded by the coding sequence ATGTCGATTCGGGCCATCATCGGATTCTTATTCGCCGTTGCACTCTGGAGCGGATTGCAGCCAGCCGCAACCTCGGCAGTCGAGCCGCGGCGGTTGCTCCTCCTTTCGCAGGGGCCCGATGGTCATCCTGTGACGACCCACGAATACGTTGCCGGCCAGCAGATTCTCGCCCGGCTCCTGCGCGACGTTCCCGATCTCCTGATCACTCAAGTTAAAGCCGACGTCGATTGGAAGGACGGCCCTGCTGTTCTCGATAAGACCGACCACTGCGTGCTATTTGTCTCCGAGGGGGCGAAATGGGTGAACAGCGATCCCGCCCGCCGCGAAGCTTTCCGCCGACTCGCTGGGCGAAAGGGTGGCTTATCGGTTTTGCACTGGGGCATGGGAACCAAAGAAGCCGAAAACATTGATGTCTTTGTGCAACTCTTCGGTGCCTGCCACGGCGGGCCCGATCGCAAATACAAAGTGCTCGAAGCCCAGTGCACGCCGGCCAGCGATCATCCCGCCACGGCAGGAATGCAGCCGTTCAAGCAGAAGGACGAGTTCTACTACGCCTTCAAACAAGATCCCAATCAAGAACTGAAATCACTCCTTACCGCTCGCATCGACGACCGCGAAGAAATGATCGCCTGGGCCTGGCAACGCAAAGATGGCGGCCGTTCGTTTGGTTTTTCCGGCCTCCACTTTCACGCCAATTGGAAACAGCCTGAGTATCAACGACTCGTGGCTCAAAGCGTCCTCTGGACGACTCAGTTGCCACAGCCGAAAGAGTTCCCGGCGAAACTCACAGACGCCGATTTTCAGCTGCCTGATTCACCGAAAAAGTAA
- a CDS encoding sulfatase, with translation MRDRLLFALACFLNVACAHAADRPHIICIMADDLGWMDLHCQGNDVLQTPQLDNLAKQGVRFTNAYAAAPVCSPTRAALITGLTPARLHITQHGADGKQFWPADRRVQPPTTKAELAHETTTLAERLRAAGYATGFFGKWHLGDDPKFWPKEHGFDVNLGGCGLGGPPTYFDPYRIPTLPPRKTGEYLCDRLADETVAFMRREKDRPMFVCLWTYNPHYPFEAPDELVAHFKGREGPGLKNPIYGGQIAAVDRAVGRVLDELKTLGIAEQTLVMFTSDNGGWTGATDNRPLRGGKGDLYEGGLRVPLIVRWPGVNTKGAVDNTPVVSMDLTATMLDAAGVPLAKDEQLDGESLRTLFRGGKLQRDALYFHYPHFAFHKANRPGSAIRWGQYKLVLRYDDNSVELFELENDLGETKDLAAAKPDIARKLKDRLLNWLAETKAGLPTAVRNSDEK, from the coding sequence ATGCGAGATCGCCTTTTATTTGCGCTGGCTTGCTTTCTGAATGTGGCGTGCGCTCACGCCGCAGATCGCCCTCACATCATCTGCATCATGGCAGACGACTTGGGCTGGATGGATTTGCACTGCCAGGGAAACGACGTGCTGCAGACGCCGCAGCTCGATAATCTGGCGAAACAGGGAGTGCGGTTCACGAACGCCTATGCCGCAGCGCCGGTTTGTTCGCCGACGCGGGCCGCGCTCATCACGGGTCTGACGCCGGCGCGGCTGCACATCACGCAGCATGGCGCCGATGGAAAGCAGTTTTGGCCCGCAGATCGCCGCGTGCAACCGCCGACCACCAAAGCGGAGCTAGCGCACGAAACCACGACGCTGGCGGAACGGCTCCGTGCGGCTGGCTACGCCACGGGCTTCTTCGGCAAGTGGCATCTCGGTGACGATCCAAAATTCTGGCCAAAGGAGCATGGCTTTGATGTAAACCTCGGCGGTTGCGGGCTAGGCGGACCGCCCACGTATTTCGATCCGTATCGCATTCCCACGTTGCCGCCGCGCAAGACCGGAGAGTATTTGTGCGACCGACTGGCAGACGAAACGGTTGCGTTCATGCGACGCGAGAAAGACCGACCGATGTTCGTCTGCTTATGGACTTACAATCCACACTACCCGTTCGAGGCGCCTGACGAACTCGTCGCGCATTTCAAGGGTCGAGAAGGGCCCGGATTGAAAAATCCGATCTATGGCGGACAGATCGCCGCAGTCGACCGGGCCGTTGGCCGCGTGCTGGACGAACTAAAAACTCTCGGGATCGCTGAGCAGACGCTGGTGATGTTTACCAGCGACAACGGTGGCTGGACCGGCGCGACCGACAACCGTCCCCTGCGCGGCGGCAAAGGTGATTTGTACGAAGGCGGCCTGCGCGTCCCGCTCATCGTGCGCTGGCCCGGCGTGAACACAAAAGGAGCCGTCGACAACACCCCCGTCGTCAGCATGGACCTGACGGCGACGATGCTTGATGCAGCGGGAGTGCCCCTCGCGAAAGACGAACAGCTCGATGGCGAATCGCTGCGAACGCTATTCAGGGGTGGAAAGTTGCAGCGTGATGCCTTGTACTTCCACTATCCGCATTTTGCCTTTCATAAAGCCAATCGTCCCGGCAGTGCGATTCGTTGGGGGCAATACAAGCTCGTTCTTCGCTACGACGACAATTCAGTCGAGCTTTTCGAGCTGGAAAATGACCTGGGTGAAACGAAAGATCTCGCTGCAGCCAAACCGGATATCGCTCGAAAGCTTAAAGACCGCCTGTTGAACTGGCTGGCGGAGACAAAAGCTGGCCTACCGACTGCCGTGCGAAACAGCGACGAAAAGTAG
- a CDS encoding acyl-CoA dehydrogenase family protein: protein MNPADREKQMKQAEEILGDKSKEIGFAKRLFFGEFQREALLPYPIHEHDSRVEPLLDELKTFCRTQIDPVAIDRNAEIPQSVIDGLGRLGILGACLPQSAGGLALTQSSYCRVLEILGGHCGSTALFVNAHHSIGPRALVLFGNDAQRAKYLPQLATGEWISAFALTEPQAGSDAANVQSTATPTADGKSFVINGEKRWITNGGIASVLTVMARTPDPKGGDSKITAFVVTPDMPGFSVVEKRMPKMGVRGTATSRLAFKDLVVPRENVLGQLGKGLRVALTVLDFGRTTFGASCTGAAKFCVAGALKHVKQRVQFGEPLANFELVKQKLAFMQAATFAMESCTYQTAALMDSGHGDFMLETAMLKVFATELLWTLLNDTFQLHGGLAYFTDQPWERMVRDARINTIGEGANDVLRGFSALVGMRDVGLELESILNAIYHPLGKVTKLARFGGRKLGAMFASPAVPVRSAELEPDAAALSVQIAALSKNVERLLIAHQKEIVDRQYLLARIADAATDIYASSCVLNRLDYLIREHHGDEADLRMQLETGRYWLTLSRRRVNGWFESLWDNDDAATTSLARRMLK from the coding sequence ATGAATCCCGCGGACCGTGAAAAGCAGATGAAGCAAGCCGAGGAAATTCTCGGCGACAAGTCCAAGGAAATCGGCTTCGCCAAACGGTTGTTCTTCGGCGAGTTCCAGCGCGAGGCGCTGCTCCCCTATCCGATCCACGAGCATGATTCGCGCGTCGAGCCGCTGCTCGATGAACTCAAAACTTTTTGCCGCACGCAGATCGATCCGGTCGCCATCGATCGCAATGCCGAGATTCCGCAGAGCGTGATCGATGGCCTCGGGCGGCTCGGTATTCTCGGCGCCTGTTTGCCGCAAAGTGCTGGCGGACTCGCCTTGACGCAGTCGAGTTACTGTCGCGTGCTGGAGATTCTCGGCGGCCACTGCGGCAGCACCGCGCTGTTTGTGAACGCTCATCATTCGATCGGTCCGCGAGCGCTCGTGCTATTTGGAAATGATGCGCAGCGGGCCAAGTACTTGCCGCAGCTCGCGACGGGCGAATGGATCAGCGCCTTCGCACTCACGGAGCCGCAGGCTGGCAGCGACGCAGCCAATGTGCAGTCGACGGCCACGCCGACTGCCGATGGCAAATCGTTTGTGATCAACGGTGAGAAACGCTGGATCACCAACGGCGGAATCGCGAGCGTGCTGACCGTGATGGCCCGCACGCCAGATCCCAAAGGGGGCGATTCAAAGATAACGGCCTTTGTGGTCACTCCCGACATGCCCGGCTTTAGCGTCGTCGAAAAGCGAATGCCGAAGATGGGTGTGCGCGGCACCGCGACGAGCCGGTTGGCCTTCAAAGATCTCGTCGTGCCGCGGGAAAATGTGCTGGGGCAACTAGGCAAAGGCCTCCGCGTCGCGCTGACGGTGCTCGACTTCGGCCGGACGACGTTTGGGGCCAGTTGCACGGGCGCGGCAAAGTTCTGCGTGGCCGGTGCGCTGAAGCATGTAAAACAGCGAGTGCAATTTGGCGAACCGCTGGCTAACTTCGAATTGGTCAAGCAGAAGTTGGCCTTCATGCAGGCAGCAACGTTTGCGATGGAGAGCTGCACCTATCAGACGGCAGCCCTGATGGATTCAGGACACGGCGACTTCATGCTGGAAACGGCGATGCTCAAGGTCTTCGCCACCGAACTTCTGTGGACGCTGCTGAACGACACGTTTCAGCTACACGGTGGCCTGGCCTATTTCACCGATCAGCCGTGGGAGCGGATGGTTCGCGATGCCCGCATCAACACCATTGGCGAAGGGGCCAATGATGTGCTCCGCGGGTTCAGCGCACTTGTAGGCATGCGCGACGTGGGCCTGGAACTCGAAAGCATTCTGAACGCGATCTATCATCCGCTGGGCAAGGTCACCAAGCTCGCGCGCTTCGGCGGCCGCAAGTTGGGGGCGATGTTCGCCTCGCCAGCGGTGCCGGTGCGAAGTGCCGAGCTCGAACCCGATGCTGCAGCGCTCAGCGTGCAGATCGCCGCGCTGAGTAAGAATGTCGAACGGCTGTTGATCGCTCACCAGAAAGAAATCGTTGACCGCCAATACCTGCTCGCGCGGATCGCCGATGCGGCAACCGACATTTACGCCAGTAGTTGCGTCCTCAATCGCCTCGACTATCTGATCCGCGAGCATCACGGCGACGAAGCCGATCTGCGGATGCAACTCGAAACGGGCCGCTACTGGCTCACGCTTTCTCGCCGCCGCGTGAACGGTTGGTTCGAGAGCCTGTGGGACAACGACGACGCGGCGACTACGAGCCTCGCCCGGCGGATGTTGAAGTAG
- a CDS encoding GNAT family N-acetyltransferase, which translates to MTISLRDYAPNDWDAICQIHDVARVQELTAGNVDPRAFKPMTEAAEGDEFFISQTVVAYYDNRVIGFISWNGAYITWLYVEPADQGRGVGRALLEHALRCIGAEAWTNMLGGNERALRLYRTAGFDVVWTRDRTCEGYLCQALRLALPGSHMRDPQARRIGG; encoded by the coding sequence ATGACCATCTCTCTCCGTGACTACGCCCCGAACGACTGGGACGCAATCTGTCAGATCCACGACGTGGCCAGGGTTCAAGAATTGACAGCGGGGAACGTTGATCCGCGCGCTTTTAAACCGATGACGGAAGCGGCCGAAGGTGACGAGTTCTTTATATCGCAAACCGTGGTCGCCTATTATGACAATCGCGTTATTGGTTTTATTTCGTGGAATGGCGCGTATATTACTTGGCTGTATGTAGAACCTGCGGACCAAGGGCGTGGCGTAGGGCGAGCACTGCTCGAGCACGCGCTCCGTTGCATCGGTGCCGAAGCATGGACGAACATGCTCGGCGGCAACGAGCGTGCTCTGCGACTCTATCGCACGGCTGGCTTCGATGTCGTCTGGACTCGCGACAGAACTTGCGAAGGCTATCTATGCCAAGCCCTGCGCCTGGCGCTGCCGGGTAGCCACATGCGGGATCCCCAAGCGAGAAGAATTGGCGGCTAA
- a CDS encoding peptide chain release factor-like protein, protein MNGTFPVHPAALTEDQLLNQCSFQTTRRSGPGGQHRNKVETAVVVTHQPTGLRAEASERRSQAQNRTMAIFRLRLELAIHVRSALAGEGSSELWQSRTGNRKLSVSAEHDDFPALLAEALDRVAALEFDLSTSAEQLNVSTTQLARFLQQSPEAWKRVNDERRARNLRPLR, encoded by the coding sequence GTGAACGGCACGTTTCCGGTTCATCCAGCCGCGCTTACGGAAGATCAACTGCTCAACCAGTGTAGCTTTCAAACGACGCGCCGTAGCGGTCCGGGTGGACAGCACCGCAACAAAGTCGAGACCGCCGTCGTCGTCACGCATCAACCCACTGGCCTGCGCGCCGAAGCCAGCGAACGACGCAGCCAAGCCCAGAATCGCACGATGGCGATCTTTCGGCTGCGACTGGAGTTGGCAATTCATGTCCGCTCGGCATTGGCAGGAGAAGGATCGAGCGAACTTTGGCAAAGTCGCACAGGAAATCGAAAGCTGAGTGTGAGCGCCGAGCACGACGATTTTCCCGCGTTGCTCGCCGAAGCGCTCGATCGCGTCGCGGCTTTGGAGTTCGATTTATCGACGTCAGCCGAACAGCTAAATGTCTCGACGACGCAACTCGCTCGCTTTCTGCAACAATCGCCGGAAGCTTGGAAACGGGTCAATGACGAGCGGCGAGCGCGAAACCTGCGTCCGCTCCGCTGA
- a CDS encoding c-type cytochrome domain-containing protein, whose product MSNCRWLFGLVVGCGLLLAGWIADAQAAPTAEQRAEVTAISTLMTKAANLFQNSKFKESAAAIAEVQQRIEKLAESGDEQVINLLAPIHKKLQNAHSLLELEGVTLTELKPLAKPMKPDPKDPKAGPGAPAGTPAAGGGVSFTKQVVPILTARCGGCHVTKSSGMFSMATYNALMKGSAAGLVIFKGDGKGSVLMEKIDDAEMPPNGQKIPAPEIEILRKWINEGAKFDGADMASNITMLTTAGTPAPAATPAKAPVVAQATGKETVSFSKELAPILAETCMGCHGTQQPRENFSVSNFERLLKGGDAGQNILPGKPAESLLIKKLKGTAADGQRMPLNQPALDNAVIAKFEKWIEEGAKFDGPDSKQSMDRLAAVTKAINSTHEELSNERAKLAMQHFALTLPNDSAERRETTNYLMLGNVGTSTLDEIGKQAERLAPRVADIFKAPADKPLIKGRLSLLIFKDRYSYSEFGKMVEKRTIPAQWRGHFMFDTVDAYAAVTVPRPGTAQDYPIQGMILQQLAGTYMASIGKNVPHWFAEGAGRVVASRLSANDPRVRAWDESIPAVVSSMPASDSFLGNDMDQEAADIAAYSYVKHLMGDTRRFQILVDGLRKGGDFNQLFNDVYGGSPAAVTQGWVRKAANSKPGPSRTAPVPKKNDK is encoded by the coding sequence ATGTCCAATTGCCGCTGGCTCTTCGGATTGGTTGTTGGTTGCGGTCTGCTGTTGGCAGGCTGGATTGCCGACGCGCAGGCCGCTCCCACGGCAGAGCAGCGAGCCGAGGTGACGGCGATTAGCACCCTGATGACCAAAGCGGCCAACCTCTTTCAAAACAGCAAGTTCAAAGAATCGGCCGCTGCCATTGCCGAAGTGCAACAGCGGATCGAAAAGCTCGCTGAATCGGGCGATGAACAGGTCATCAATCTGCTCGCCCCGATCCACAAGAAGCTGCAGAACGCCCACTCGCTGCTTGAACTCGAAGGGGTGACTCTCACCGAGCTCAAGCCTCTCGCCAAGCCGATGAAGCCCGATCCGAAGGATCCCAAGGCTGGTCCGGGAGCTCCGGCTGGCACTCCTGCTGCGGGTGGCGGAGTGAGTTTCACCAAGCAAGTCGTGCCGATTCTCACGGCTCGCTGCGGCGGCTGCCATGTGACCAAATCGAGCGGCATGTTTTCGATGGCGACCTACAACGCCCTGATGAAGGGTTCGGCCGCCGGCCTCGTAATTTTCAAGGGTGACGGCAAAGGCAGCGTCTTGATGGAAAAGATCGACGACGCCGAAATGCCGCCAAACGGTCAGAAGATCCCCGCCCCCGAAATCGAAATCCTCCGCAAGTGGATCAACGAAGGGGCCAAGTTCGACGGCGCCGACATGGCCAGCAACATCACGATGCTCACCACGGCTGGCACGCCAGCCCCTGCTGCCACGCCGGCCAAGGCGCCTGTGGTGGCGCAAGCGACTGGCAAAGAGACCGTCAGCTTCTCGAAGGAACTCGCTCCCATCTTGGCCGAGACCTGCATGGGTTGCCACGGCACGCAACAGCCGCGCGAAAACTTCAGCGTCAGCAACTTCGAACGGCTGCTGAAGGGTGGTGATGCCGGCCAGAACATTCTCCCCGGCAAGCCTGCCGAAAGCCTGCTGATCAAGAAGCTCAAGGGAACCGCCGCCGATGGTCAGCGGATGCCGCTGAATCAACCGGCTCTCGACAATGCGGTGATCGCCAAGTTTGAAAAGTGGATCGAAGAAGGGGCGAAGTTCGACGGCCCGGATTCGAAGCAATCGATGGACCGTTTGGCGGCTGTTACCAAGGCGATCAACTCCACGCACGAAGAATTGAGCAACGAACGAGCTAAGCTCGCGATGCAGCACTTCGCCCTCACGTTGCCTAATGATTCGGCCGAGCGTCGCGAAACGACGAACTACCTGATGCTGGGCAACGTCGGCACCAGCACGCTCGACGAAATCGGCAAGCAGGCCGAAAGGCTGGCCCCGCGCGTTGCGGATATCTTCAAGGCTCCCGCCGACAAACCGCTCATCAAGGGCCGCCTGTCGCTGCTGATTTTCAAGGACCGCTACAGCTACAGCGAATTCGGCAAGATGGTGGAAAAGCGGACGATCCCCGCACAATGGCGCGGGCACTTCATGTTTGACACCGTTGATGCTTATGCCGCCGTTACCGTGCCGCGGCCGGGCACCGCCCAGGACTACCCGATTCAGGGAATGATCCTGCAGCAATTGGCCGGCACTTACATGGCTTCGATCGGCAAGAATGTGCCCCACTGGTTTGCGGAAGGAGCGGGCCGCGTGGTTGCTTCGCGCTTGTCAGCCAACGATCCTCGCGTGCGAGCTTGGGATGAATCAATCCCTGCCGTCGTCAGTTCGATGCCTGCCAGCGATTCGTTCCTGGGCAATGACATGGATCAAGAAGCGGCCGACATCGCTGCCTACAGCTATGTGAAGCACCTGATGGGCGATACCCGCCGTTTCCAGATCCTGGTCGATGGTCTGCGGAAGGGTGGCGACTTCAACCAACTCTTTAATGATGTGTATGGTGGCAGCCCAGCAGCAGTGACTCAAGGCTGGGTTCGCAAGGCCGCCAACTCAAAGCCGGGTCCTTCACGAACAGCACCGGTGCCGAAGAAAAACGACAAGTAG
- a CDS encoding class I SAM-dependent methyltransferase — MSAEDREKWNQKYSDPDFAPRKPSPVLLNLAEWLPPQRGRALDLAGGCGRHSIWLAQQGFDVTLADVSAVGLQVAQQRARAVGVTLKPLEHDLELQGLPVGPWDLIVSICFLWRPTPQLLRDSLRPQGVLMMIQPTTINLTRHDKPPRDFLLQPGEIQAMADDCAGASLSVCHVSEGWSIDDRHDAVLVVRRE, encoded by the coding sequence ATGTCGGCCGAAGATCGCGAGAAGTGGAATCAGAAATACAGCGATCCCGATTTCGCACCGCGAAAGCCTTCGCCGGTATTGCTGAATCTCGCCGAGTGGCTGCCACCTCAGCGCGGCCGAGCGCTCGATCTGGCCGGTGGTTGCGGCAGGCATTCGATCTGGCTCGCACAGCAAGGCTTTGATGTGACGCTCGCCGATGTTTCGGCGGTTGGCCTGCAAGTTGCGCAACAACGCGCGCGGGCGGTCGGTGTTACGCTCAAGCCACTCGAGCATGACCTGGAACTGCAAGGTCTGCCGGTGGGGCCGTGGGACCTAATCGTTTCGATTTGCTTCCTTTGGCGACCAACTCCGCAGCTGCTCCGCGACTCACTCCGTCCGCAAGGTGTCTTGATGATGATTCAACCCACGACCATCAATTTGACCAGGCATGACAAGCCGCCGCGCGACTTTTTGCTGCAGCCAGGCGAGATTCAGGCCATGGCTGACGATTGTGCCGGCGCGAGTTTAAGCGTTTGTCATGTTTCCGAAGGCTGGTCGATTGACGATCGGCACGATGCGGTGCTCGTGGTCAGGCGGGAGTGA